Proteins encoded by one window of Phoenix dactylifera cultivar Barhee BC4 unplaced genomic scaffold, palm_55x_up_171113_PBpolish2nd_filt_p 000121F, whole genome shotgun sequence:
- the LOC103715998 gene encoding S-type anion channel SLAH2-like isoform X1 — protein sequence MELSHQMESKDRQVQLSTKQGLPEELPSLLKCIVSKTVAGFDSVECSGMNYPTQLVTLPSPQEDPTVGKGLEAAKLHGQANVIFGPPPSSPVEATDCHQPHAISFSMPASPSGLHISQAAKVIFIDKAGPTAIDGQLNQPSDSDTVNSQQPKQEKFHSQPIPTGNSYGKATGGKVSDPFESQLRISRNDNQRDKRFDSFKTWSGKLERQLSNLRGKPQEPDLEANDCHSAETETVPAVDRYFDALEGPELDTLRATEVSVLPEDKKWPFLLRFPISSFGMCLGVSSQAILWKTLAISPSMSFLHVSLTVNFILWCISLALMATISLIYSLKIIFYFETVRREYHHPIRVNFFFAPWIACLFLVLGLPPSVAVNIHAALWYVCMAPIFCLELKIYGQWMSGGQRRLSKVANPSNHLSIVGNFVGALLGASMGLKEGPIFFFAVGLAHYTVLFVTLYQRLPTNETLPKDLHPVFFLFVAAPSVACMAWAKINGDFDYGSRIAYFIAMFLYASLAVRINFFRGFRFSLAWWAYTFPMTGASVATIRYSMEVTNVLTRSLSVGLSAISTLTVTALLVFTIIHAFILHDLFPNDISIAITWKRPKFNKKLAHLRSASSDMKDIEASLPKNNPELEL from the exons GAATTGTCGCACCAAATGGAGAGCAAAGATCGTCAAGTCCAGCTTTCAACCAAGCAAGGCTTGCCAGAAGAACTTCCATCTCTTTTGAAGTGTATTGTCTCCAAAACAGTTGCTGGTTTTGACAGTGTTGAGTGCAGTGGGATGAATTATCCAACTCAGTTGGTTACCCTTCCCAGTCCTCAAGAAGATCCAACTGTTGGCAAA GGATTGGAAGCTGCTAAGCTTCATGGCCAGGCTAATGTTATTTTTGGGCCTCCACCATCTTCACCAGTTGAAGCAACTGACTGCCATCAGCCACATGCTATTTCTTTCAGCATGCCGGCTTCTCCTTCCGGACTTCATATTTCACAAGCTGCAAAAGTCATATTCATTGATAAAGCTGGACCAACTGCCATTGATGGGCAACTAAATCAACCTTCTGACTCTGATACTGTCAACTCACAGCAACCAAAACAGGAAAAGTTTCATTCTCAACCCATACCAACAGGGAATTCATATGGCAAGGCAACAGGGGGAAAAGTTAGTGATCCATTTGAGAGTCAGTTGAGGATATCCAGAAATGATAATCAGAGGGACAAACGGTTTGATTCTTTCAAGACATGGTCTGGAAAGCTTGAAAGGCAATTATCAAACTTACGTGGAAAACCACAGGAACCAGATCTGGAAGCTAATGATTGCCATAGTGCCGAAACTGAGACAGTGCCTGCAGTTGATCGCTACTTTGATGCCTTAGAAGGGCCTGAATTAGACACTTTAAGG GCAACAGAGGTGTCGGTTCTTCCTGAAGACAAGAAGTGGCCTTTCCTTCTTCGCTTCCCAATTTCTTCTTTTGGTATGTGCCTTGGTGTAAGCAGCCAAGCTATCTTGTGGAAGACCTTAGCCATATCTCCATCTATGAGTTTCCTACATGTAAGCCTGACTGTCAACTTCATACTCTGGTGCATCTCTCTTGCACTGATGGCAACCATATCCCTTATTTACTCTTTGAAAATCATCTTCTACTTTGAAACGGTTCGAAGGGAATACCATCACCCAATCCGTGTCAATTTCTTCTTTGCTCCTTGGATAGCCTGTCTTTTCTTGGTACTTGGTCTGCCACCATCAGTTGCAGTTAACATTCATGCTGCTCTCTGGTATGTTTGTATGGCTCCTATCTTTTGCCTTGAGCTTAAAATTTATGGTCAATGGATGTCTGGGGGCCAACGAAGGCTCTCAAAGGTGGCAAATCCATCAAATCATTTATCAATCGTGGGAAACTTTGTGGGTGCATTGCTTGGTGCATCAATGGGACTTAAAGAAGggcctatcttcttctttgctGTTGGATTAGCTCACTATACAGTACTTTTTGTAACCCTGTACCAGAGGCTTCCAACCAATGAAACTCTCCCAAAGGATCTTCATCCAGTATTTTTCTTATTTGTAGCAGCACCCAGTGTTGCTTGCATGGCATGGGCAAAGATTAATGGGGACTTTGACTATGGGTCGAGGATAGCCTACTTCATCGCCATGTTCCTCTATGCTTCTCTG GCGGTGCGAATTAATTTTTTCCGAGGTTTCag GTTCTCACTGGCGTGGTGGGCATATACTTTTCCAATGACCGGTGCTTCAGTTGCTACCATCAGATACTCAATGGAAGTGACAAATGTATTAACTCGGTCACTTTCTGTTGGGCTCTCCGCAATCTCTACCTTAACAGTAACAGCTCTTCTGGTGTTcaccattattcatgcttttatCCTCCATGATCTCTTTCCCAATGACATCTCTATTGCTATCACATGGAAGAGACCAAAGTTCAATAAGAAGCTTGCACATCTGAGATCAGCAAGCTCAGACATGAAAGACATAGAAGCCTCTCTTCCCAAAAACAATCCGGAGCTGGAGCTTTGA
- the LOC103715998 gene encoding S-type anion channel SLAH2-like isoform X3, with protein sequence MPASPSGLHISQAAKVIFIDKAGPTAIDGQLNQPSDSDTVNSQQPKQEKFHSQPIPTGNSYGKATGGKVSDPFESQLRISRNDNQRDKRFDSFKTWSGKLERQLSNLRGKPQEPDLEANDCHSAETETVPAVDRYFDALEGPELDTLRATEVSVLPEDKKWPFLLRFPISSFGMCLGVSSQAILWKTLAISPSMSFLHVSLTVNFILWCISLALMATISLIYSLKIIFYFETVRREYHHPIRVNFFFAPWIACLFLVLGLPPSVAVNIHAALWYVCMAPIFCLELKIYGQWMSGGQRRLSKVANPSNHLSIVGNFVGALLGASMGLKEGPIFFFAVGLAHYTVLFVTLYQRLPTNETLPKDLHPVFFLFVAAPSVACMAWAKINGDFDYGSRIAYFIAMFLYASLAVRINFFRGFRFSLAWWAYTFPMTGASVATIRYSMEVTNVLTRSLSVGLSAISTLTVTALLVFTIIHAFILHDLFPNDISIAITWKRPKFNKKLAHLRSASSDMKDIEASLPKNNPELEL encoded by the exons ATGCCGGCTTCTCCTTCCGGACTTCATATTTCACAAGCTGCAAAAGTCATATTCATTGATAAAGCTGGACCAACTGCCATTGATGGGCAACTAAATCAACCTTCTGACTCTGATACTGTCAACTCACAGCAACCAAAACAGGAAAAGTTTCATTCTCAACCCATACCAACAGGGAATTCATATGGCAAGGCAACAGGGGGAAAAGTTAGTGATCCATTTGAGAGTCAGTTGAGGATATCCAGAAATGATAATCAGAGGGACAAACGGTTTGATTCTTTCAAGACATGGTCTGGAAAGCTTGAAAGGCAATTATCAAACTTACGTGGAAAACCACAGGAACCAGATCTGGAAGCTAATGATTGCCATAGTGCCGAAACTGAGACAGTGCCTGCAGTTGATCGCTACTTTGATGCCTTAGAAGGGCCTGAATTAGACACTTTAAGG GCAACAGAGGTGTCGGTTCTTCCTGAAGACAAGAAGTGGCCTTTCCTTCTTCGCTTCCCAATTTCTTCTTTTGGTATGTGCCTTGGTGTAAGCAGCCAAGCTATCTTGTGGAAGACCTTAGCCATATCTCCATCTATGAGTTTCCTACATGTAAGCCTGACTGTCAACTTCATACTCTGGTGCATCTCTCTTGCACTGATGGCAACCATATCCCTTATTTACTCTTTGAAAATCATCTTCTACTTTGAAACGGTTCGAAGGGAATACCATCACCCAATCCGTGTCAATTTCTTCTTTGCTCCTTGGATAGCCTGTCTTTTCTTGGTACTTGGTCTGCCACCATCAGTTGCAGTTAACATTCATGCTGCTCTCTGGTATGTTTGTATGGCTCCTATCTTTTGCCTTGAGCTTAAAATTTATGGTCAATGGATGTCTGGGGGCCAACGAAGGCTCTCAAAGGTGGCAAATCCATCAAATCATTTATCAATCGTGGGAAACTTTGTGGGTGCATTGCTTGGTGCATCAATGGGACTTAAAGAAGggcctatcttcttctttgctGTTGGATTAGCTCACTATACAGTACTTTTTGTAACCCTGTACCAGAGGCTTCCAACCAATGAAACTCTCCCAAAGGATCTTCATCCAGTATTTTTCTTATTTGTAGCAGCACCCAGTGTTGCTTGCATGGCATGGGCAAAGATTAATGGGGACTTTGACTATGGGTCGAGGATAGCCTACTTCATCGCCATGTTCCTCTATGCTTCTCTG GCGGTGCGAATTAATTTTTTCCGAGGTTTCag GTTCTCACTGGCGTGGTGGGCATATACTTTTCCAATGACCGGTGCTTCAGTTGCTACCATCAGATACTCAATGGAAGTGACAAATGTATTAACTCGGTCACTTTCTGTTGGGCTCTCCGCAATCTCTACCTTAACAGTAACAGCTCTTCTGGTGTTcaccattattcatgcttttatCCTCCATGATCTCTTTCCCAATGACATCTCTATTGCTATCACATGGAAGAGACCAAAGTTCAATAAGAAGCTTGCACATCTGAGATCAGCAAGCTCAGACATGAAAGACATAGAAGCCTCTCTTCCCAAAAACAATCCGGAGCTGGAGCTTTGA
- the LOC103715998 gene encoding S-type anion channel SLAH2-like isoform X2 produces the protein MESKDRQVQLSTKQGLPEELPSLLKCIVSKTVAGFDSVECSGMNYPTQLVTLPSPQEDPTVGKGLEAAKLHGQANVIFGPPPSSPVEATDCHQPHAISFSMPASPSGLHISQAAKVIFIDKAGPTAIDGQLNQPSDSDTVNSQQPKQEKFHSQPIPTGNSYGKATGGKVSDPFESQLRISRNDNQRDKRFDSFKTWSGKLERQLSNLRGKPQEPDLEANDCHSAETETVPAVDRYFDALEGPELDTLRATEVSVLPEDKKWPFLLRFPISSFGMCLGVSSQAILWKTLAISPSMSFLHVSLTVNFILWCISLALMATISLIYSLKIIFYFETVRREYHHPIRVNFFFAPWIACLFLVLGLPPSVAVNIHAALWYVCMAPIFCLELKIYGQWMSGGQRRLSKVANPSNHLSIVGNFVGALLGASMGLKEGPIFFFAVGLAHYTVLFVTLYQRLPTNETLPKDLHPVFFLFVAAPSVACMAWAKINGDFDYGSRIAYFIAMFLYASLAVRINFFRGFRFSLAWWAYTFPMTGASVATIRYSMEVTNVLTRSLSVGLSAISTLTVTALLVFTIIHAFILHDLFPNDISIAITWKRPKFNKKLAHLRSASSDMKDIEASLPKNNPELEL, from the exons ATGGAGAGCAAAGATCGTCAAGTCCAGCTTTCAACCAAGCAAGGCTTGCCAGAAGAACTTCCATCTCTTTTGAAGTGTATTGTCTCCAAAACAGTTGCTGGTTTTGACAGTGTTGAGTGCAGTGGGATGAATTATCCAACTCAGTTGGTTACCCTTCCCAGTCCTCAAGAAGATCCAACTGTTGGCAAA GGATTGGAAGCTGCTAAGCTTCATGGCCAGGCTAATGTTATTTTTGGGCCTCCACCATCTTCACCAGTTGAAGCAACTGACTGCCATCAGCCACATGCTATTTCTTTCAGCATGCCGGCTTCTCCTTCCGGACTTCATATTTCACAAGCTGCAAAAGTCATATTCATTGATAAAGCTGGACCAACTGCCATTGATGGGCAACTAAATCAACCTTCTGACTCTGATACTGTCAACTCACAGCAACCAAAACAGGAAAAGTTTCATTCTCAACCCATACCAACAGGGAATTCATATGGCAAGGCAACAGGGGGAAAAGTTAGTGATCCATTTGAGAGTCAGTTGAGGATATCCAGAAATGATAATCAGAGGGACAAACGGTTTGATTCTTTCAAGACATGGTCTGGAAAGCTTGAAAGGCAATTATCAAACTTACGTGGAAAACCACAGGAACCAGATCTGGAAGCTAATGATTGCCATAGTGCCGAAACTGAGACAGTGCCTGCAGTTGATCGCTACTTTGATGCCTTAGAAGGGCCTGAATTAGACACTTTAAGG GCAACAGAGGTGTCGGTTCTTCCTGAAGACAAGAAGTGGCCTTTCCTTCTTCGCTTCCCAATTTCTTCTTTTGGTATGTGCCTTGGTGTAAGCAGCCAAGCTATCTTGTGGAAGACCTTAGCCATATCTCCATCTATGAGTTTCCTACATGTAAGCCTGACTGTCAACTTCATACTCTGGTGCATCTCTCTTGCACTGATGGCAACCATATCCCTTATTTACTCTTTGAAAATCATCTTCTACTTTGAAACGGTTCGAAGGGAATACCATCACCCAATCCGTGTCAATTTCTTCTTTGCTCCTTGGATAGCCTGTCTTTTCTTGGTACTTGGTCTGCCACCATCAGTTGCAGTTAACATTCATGCTGCTCTCTGGTATGTTTGTATGGCTCCTATCTTTTGCCTTGAGCTTAAAATTTATGGTCAATGGATGTCTGGGGGCCAACGAAGGCTCTCAAAGGTGGCAAATCCATCAAATCATTTATCAATCGTGGGAAACTTTGTGGGTGCATTGCTTGGTGCATCAATGGGACTTAAAGAAGggcctatcttcttctttgctGTTGGATTAGCTCACTATACAGTACTTTTTGTAACCCTGTACCAGAGGCTTCCAACCAATGAAACTCTCCCAAAGGATCTTCATCCAGTATTTTTCTTATTTGTAGCAGCACCCAGTGTTGCTTGCATGGCATGGGCAAAGATTAATGGGGACTTTGACTATGGGTCGAGGATAGCCTACTTCATCGCCATGTTCCTCTATGCTTCTCTG GCGGTGCGAATTAATTTTTTCCGAGGTTTCag GTTCTCACTGGCGTGGTGGGCATATACTTTTCCAATGACCGGTGCTTCAGTTGCTACCATCAGATACTCAATGGAAGTGACAAATGTATTAACTCGGTCACTTTCTGTTGGGCTCTCCGCAATCTCTACCTTAACAGTAACAGCTCTTCTGGTGTTcaccattattcatgcttttatCCTCCATGATCTCTTTCCCAATGACATCTCTATTGCTATCACATGGAAGAGACCAAAGTTCAATAAGAAGCTTGCACATCTGAGATCAGCAAGCTCAGACATGAAAGACATAGAAGCCTCTCTTCCCAAAAACAATCCGGAGCTGGAGCTTTGA